One window of Candidatus Tokpelaia hoelldoblerii genomic DNA carries:
- the fha gene encoding Filamentous hemagglutinin (bhsal16360), translating into MTSIGDSKKGGRFRSCSQSGGIARRIVAVVSSLALAFQPLLVQAQVVADPNAGAANRPGIGSAPNGVPLVDIAVPNGKGLSHNKYHDFNIGKPGLILNNHHGEAGVSKLGGVTPGNPNLRSSGPASVILNEVTSGRRSALQGPAEVFGGRADVIIANPNGITCDGCGFINTPRAMLTTGVPQIGVDGSLSGFDVRGGDVTFGPNGANFTTGGGSVDIFDVVSRTVRFDGAVAGRDVGITAGAGRFDYATREMRELADVAGKPEYAIDGSALGALQADRIKIVATEKGVGVRMRGDMAANAGQLTLSADGKITLNNVSGRDRVAVRSGSDTVEAGKVTSKNAVDIKADKGVTLKTVGADGDVMVDAGRGLLSVEGDAVAGGNAVLAAAGKIRAGQVAAGGDLSVTAGQGVEVLSAIAERQAALRAASGDITAKNGVKAGGGDLVIIADRGAIIAATLISFNNMTLDAGKDLNITGNVLAGGNIHAVAYTVAAGNIAAGVDWEKPGSSDHSGIALKNSGSADITATAGSIDTGEIFTGGDAALHSARDIRYAGIQSFGDIILDAGNGTVSVENKTVAAGNISIVADMLDMSNNRARITTEKTLTLKAREVLAANSTYTYGGIRMDVSGNIDLSETTLNAVYNTGGTGNIFLKAGSVSTSANTGLLAQDSFELVTHNLINHGQLAAGGDLRLKLEGDLINSATGLIYAGRNADILVQGVLVNDRGAIIAGNDMVLADRTGKGRNRSITNISGVLKAGNNATILTDSLVNKRYAELTWETAQVAEDRLDGFELNEDMWGKAYAQLWYGWNDDSADKRVYPWLPPQYYDDYFPHLWSEIVMADGTSYRAWTWTSKKGPRGSANIVKWAREHAPRDADGNLILDPAYIAREFLVQYQGKPRDTSTVYSWDYDSHLQQTVFEQRFTGEIAPEGQIAAGGNLTVDAGVLTNSHSTITADGDIHLTGTVLNNEGIALHRTYQLQCNAQGACSAYDADGNRDSSRDIAKGTSIISKTEVIATSAGTIRAGGALDISGFETINNTSTEGSIAGGAAVGAGPAAPDPTSGLGDISAGGALFRPNFGTDGLQPPKPDSGGFGGTLPNQNFLYETRAAFLDVGKFYGSGYFLNRIGYKPDREILFLGDAYFENELVSKQLKEQLGQGLGKGAFIPGRDAIEQMKTLLDQGAAYASANGLAFGEPLTAEQVAALDKSIVVYVRQTVDVRQVYAPVVYIAQNDRNNITAGGANLSGGSVHINADTLNNSGNIHSSSDLEVRGITIKSNGGTFDGRGDVILAAAGDLVLNAQTANIGGMEVVNPAAAVAAGGNARLSATGDASLNGVVVNAGGDISLKGDNVNLGTRKVTNNGSENATGTQLNAGNSIGIEAEKNVTVTGGTVRAAKDIQLEAKDGSVTIASAGVTRQTDDGYTKETTAGNQESQFVSGGDTSIKAADDIAILGSNVKAGGNINLDAGDDLTISAAQNRTDGTLGGQQADSTSHTRSSVEAGGNANLRAGAAREGDHNIAVIGSDVAAGGALSVDAANNVTIAATTDTATFDTSWKKGGTKVSGRLDTEFVRGSSLHGGKGVSITSGGDTTVSASGLGAGGGDNPADIAIRAGGDIVIASQNNSTEVENHARSKGFLRKESGDFYDTHEETVSSDIAATGNIRLDAGKGVAVSGSSIIAGEDIALSGDSVSIIGAQEKHASSSERKKSGLGTGSGDGFYSAWGKESKKQQSESTLNSGSSVVAGGNVTITARESDVNIIGSDVAAGEDINLSAARDVNVTPGQESHWSSEEQKRSGLGIQASHSNTGASAGVGFGSAKDKTSESHSVNAKSGLAAGNDITITAGRDVNLQAADVAADRDVNIRAENDVNLLSADDVSNYEEMHEKLFAGVSASVSSGIASAVEDVRGAAARVGAGGSGMQGVANSGIGAVNGYKGLQGIKDGVSGIAGGGLVSGNAAGISGSVTAGFEHSKTSSSATTSTPVTTTVDGGRSVTVEAGQGSIHGVGVDIAAGGNPAFAGDDKSGDITLKAGQDITLESATGSSASSSKSTASGANAGLDMAGLPTGSGHFDKGKSSSDSSWNKNSHVSGTGNVRLESGGDTNLKGAVVAGKSVTADIGGDLNIESRLDTERVDSKNTGISGGAGNGSGSLNGTQQKGKGSSATVPEQSGIIAGEGGFDLTVSGNTDLKGGLISSEATPDNNRLTSGTISWDDVETGSAWSAETRGDGATIGSGLPGAAGSGPLVIPSLKEKGHDDGSARSGVSSGEITLTNPDDQHQDLGGLNRDTSNTNDAIKGLPDLQKKLNEQLKTQQDWAKAAESVAGIVKDIADAKYEEAKRNGDTAGMALWGEGGAGRAGLHGIGGGLLGGVNGLEGAIKAAIGAGISTISGPELKKVVDAIVAESGLTGEDAKRLSDTITSGIIVGVISGVGGSDAGGYAGNEVKYNFLTKEEVKEFIDIDSRLKECQANASLCSRSEVEDMEKRVSELEKNDLERDFNVYLACSGASSDDCAKYIRDLKAQYNLYEDYARDLSPDDPYYQYLSRERQNIENVFDLAYSKSTTPIDILEAALKDGQVAAGRGLSLGAAAGAIASVAAAKSPEIAACLSNPVCRAEAGIALGDALMGEALGGSSIAVGGTAAGVAAIKARQALEGVAAKYTGKGAADAGKGLSKAEIGNIIKNAENVSTAKLGQVTAPRNLKEQIVWDNVVKNPEKAGGKLRDMNNDLRFPESAGFQKMEAITRLSDGKSIRIHYQYNRYTGKAYDMKITTSE; encoded by the coding sequence ATGACAAGTATTGGTGACAGCAAGAAAGGTGGCCGGTTCCGGTCCTGTTCTCAGTCTGGGGGAATAGCCAGACGCATTGTGGCCGTTGTATCAAGTCTTGCGCTGGCGTTTCAGCCTTTGCTTGTGCAGGCGCAGGTTGTTGCGGATCCGAATGCCGGTGCCGCCAATCGCCCCGGTATCGGTTCCGCCCCCAATGGCGTGCCGCTTGTCGATATCGCTGTCCCGAACGGCAAAGGGCTGTCGCACAACAAATATCATGATTTTAATATCGGCAAGCCCGGCCTTATCCTGAACAATCATCATGGTGAGGCAGGGGTGTCAAAACTGGGCGGTGTAACGCCGGGCAATCCGAATTTGCGTTCTTCGGGGCCCGCCTCGGTTATTCTGAATGAGGTGACAAGCGGCAGGCGCAGTGCGCTGCAAGGCCCGGCGGAAGTGTTCGGAGGGCGTGCGGATGTTATCATCGCCAACCCGAATGGCATCACCTGTGATGGCTGCGGTTTTATCAATACGCCGCGGGCGATGCTGACAACCGGCGTTCCGCAGATTGGCGTTGACGGCTCGCTGTCGGGCTTTGATGTGCGGGGCGGTGATGTCACATTCGGGCCGAACGGGGCAAATTTTACCACGGGTGGCGGGTCTGTTGATATTTTCGATGTTGTGTCACGCACTGTCCGCTTTGATGGCGCTGTTGCGGGGCGTGATGTCGGTATAACCGCCGGCGCGGGCCGGTTTGATTATGCCACGCGTGAGATGAGGGAACTTGCCGATGTTGCAGGCAAACCGGAATATGCGATTGACGGCTCGGCGCTGGGCGCGCTTCAGGCTGACCGTATCAAAATTGTCGCGACTGAAAAAGGCGTCGGCGTGCGGATGCGCGGCGACATGGCGGCCAATGCCGGGCAGCTGACGCTTTCTGCCGATGGCAAAATCACGCTGAACAATGTCTCCGGCCGTGATCGCGTGGCGGTCCGCTCCGGCAGCGATACGGTCGAGGCCGGAAAAGTTACATCCAAAAATGCGGTTGATATCAAGGCGGATAAAGGCGTGACGCTGAAAACCGTTGGTGCGGACGGTGATGTGATGGTTGATGCCGGCCGCGGGCTTTTGTCGGTTGAAGGAGATGCCGTTGCCGGCGGCAATGCCGTGCTTGCCGCAGCGGGTAAAATCCGCGCCGGGCAGGTGGCTGCCGGGGGTGATCTGTCTGTTACCGCCGGGCAAGGGGTTGAAGTGCTTTCGGCAATAGCGGAAAGGCAGGCGGCGCTGCGCGCCGCCAGCGGTGATATTACAGCAAAAAACGGTGTCAAGGCGGGCGGCGGTGATCTTGTCATCATAGCTGACAGGGGGGCGATCATTGCTGCAACGCTGATCAGCTTCAATAATATGACGCTTGATGCGGGCAAGGACCTGAATATTACCGGCAATGTGCTCGCCGGCGGAAATATCCATGCGGTTGCCTATACTGTGGCGGCCGGAAACATTGCGGCAGGTGTTGACTGGGAGAAACCCGGCTCATCTGATCATTCCGGAATCGCTTTGAAAAATTCCGGCTCTGCCGATATCACGGCAACAGCGGGGTCGATTGATACGGGGGAAATTTTCACCGGTGGCGATGCAGCCTTGCATTCGGCGCGGGATATCCGCTATGCGGGCATCCAGTCTTTCGGGGATATCATCCTTGATGCCGGTAATGGCACGGTAAGCGTCGAGAACAAAACCGTGGCGGCGGGTAATATTTCGATTGTTGCCGATATGCTGGATATGAGCAACAACCGCGCCCGGATCACGACGGAAAAAACACTGACGCTTAAAGCCAGGGAAGTTCTTGCCGCAAACAGCACCTATACCTATGGCGGCATCCGTATGGATGTTTCCGGCAATATCGACCTGTCAGAAACAACATTGAACGCGGTTTATAATACCGGCGGGACGGGAAACATTTTCCTGAAGGCCGGTTCTGTCAGCACATCGGCAAACACCGGTCTTCTGGCGCAGGACAGTTTTGAACTGGTGACGCATAATTTGATCAACCATGGGCAACTGGCCGCTGGCGGTGATCTCCGCCTGAAGCTTGAAGGAGATCTGATCAACAGCGCCACAGGCCTGATCTATGCGGGGAGGAACGCGGATATCCTTGTTCAGGGCGTGCTTGTCAATGATCGGGGCGCTATCATTGCGGGAAATGACATGGTTCTGGCTGACAGAACCGGAAAGGGGCGCAACCGGTCAATCACAAATATTTCAGGCGTTCTCAAAGCCGGAAACAATGCGACAATCCTGACGGACAGCCTTGTCAACAAACGATACGCTGAGCTGACCTGGGAGACAGCGCAGGTTGCCGAGGACAGGCTTGACGGGTTTGAACTCAATGAAGACATGTGGGGCAAGGCTTATGCTCAGCTCTGGTATGGCTGGAATGATGACAGTGCTGATAAACGCGTTTATCCGTGGCTGCCGCCGCAATATTATGATGATTATTTTCCCCATCTCTGGTCGGAAATTGTCATGGCGGACGGCACAAGCTACCGCGCGTGGACATGGACATCAAAAAAAGGGCCAAGGGGATCAGCCAATATTGTCAAATGGGCCAGAGAGCACGCCCCGCGCGATGCTGATGGCAACCTGATTCTGGATCCTGCCTATATCGCCCGGGAATTTCTTGTGCAATATCAGGGCAAGCCGCGTGACACCAGCACAGTTTATAGCTGGGACTATGACTCGCACCTGCAGCAGACCGTTTTTGAGCAGAGATTTACCGGAGAGATAGCGCCGGAGGGACAGATTGCCGCCGGTGGCAATCTGACGGTTGACGCCGGTGTCCTGACAAATTCCCACAGCACAATCACGGCGGACGGGGATATTCATTTAACTGGCACGGTCCTGAATAATGAAGGTATCGCCCTGCACAGGACATATCAGTTGCAATGCAACGCGCAAGGGGCATGCTCTGCCTATGACGCTGATGGCAACCGTGATTCGTCACGGGATATCGCCAAGGGCACTTCCATCATCAGCAAGACAGAAGTCATCGCCACCTCTGCGGGCACAATCCGGGCGGGCGGTGCGCTTGATATTTCAGGTTTTGAAACGATCAACAATACCAGCACGGAAGGCTCGATAGCGGGTGGCGCGGCAGTCGGTGCCGGTCCGGCAGCTCCAGACCCGACAAGCGGCCTTGGGGATATTTCCGCTGGCGGGGCATTGTTCCGGCCGAATTTTGGCACAGACGGTTTGCAGCCGCCCAAACCGGATTCCGGCGGGTTTGGCGGCACCTTGCCGAATCAGAACTTTCTTTATGAAACCCGCGCCGCGTTTCTTGATGTCGGCAAATTCTACGGTTCGGGATATTTCCTGAACCGGATCGGCTACAAGCCGGACCGTGAAATCCTGTTTCTGGGCGATGCCTATTTTGAAAATGAGCTTGTCAGCAAACAGCTGAAGGAACAGCTCGGCCAGGGGCTTGGCAAGGGCGCGTTTATCCCCGGCCGTGACGCGATTGAGCAGATGAAGACCCTGCTTGATCAGGGTGCGGCTTATGCAAGCGCAAACGGCCTTGCCTTTGGTGAGCCGCTTACAGCTGAACAGGTTGCTGCCCTGGATAAGTCGATCGTGGTTTATGTCAGGCAGACAGTTGATGTCAGGCAAGTCTATGCTCCGGTTGTCTATATTGCCCAAAATGACAGGAACAACATCACCGCCGGTGGCGCTAACCTTTCCGGCGGCAGTGTTCATATCAATGCCGATACGCTGAACAACAGCGGCAACATCCATTCCTCATCCGATCTGGAAGTACGGGGAATCACGATCAAATCAAACGGCGGCACATTTGACGGCCGCGGTGATGTGATCCTTGCCGCCGCCGGAGATCTGGTTCTCAATGCCCAGACGGCGAATATTGGCGGTATGGAGGTGGTGAACCCGGCTGCCGCGGTGGCGGCCGGTGGCAATGCGCGGCTTTCCGCAACCGGCGACGCCAGCCTGAACGGCGTTGTGGTCAATGCAGGCGGGGATATTTCGCTCAAAGGAGACAACGTCAACCTCGGCACGCGCAAAGTTACGAACAACGGTTCGGAGAATGCCACCGGCACACAGCTGAATGCCGGAAACAGCATTGGCATTGAGGCGGAAAAGAATGTGACGGTCACGGGGGGAACGGTCAGGGCGGCGAAGGATATCCAGCTTGAGGCGAAGGATGGTTCTGTCACAATCGCCTCTGCCGGTGTCACCCGCCAGACGGATGATGGCTACACGAAGGAAACCACGGCCGGCAATCAGGAATCACAGTTTGTTTCCGGCGGCGATACGTCCATCAAGGCTGCTGATGATATAGCAATCTTGGGCTCCAATGTGAAAGCGGGCGGCAACATCAATCTGGATGCCGGTGATGATCTGACGATCAGCGCCGCGCAGAACCGGACTGACGGTACCCTTGGCGGCCAGCAGGCAGACAGCACCAGCCATACACGCTCCTCTGTTGAAGCGGGCGGCAACGCCAATCTGCGGGCAGGTGCGGCGCGTGAGGGCGACCATAATATTGCGGTTATCGGCTCGGATGTCGCCGCCGGTGGCGCGCTGAGCGTGGACGCGGCCAACAATGTCACCATTGCCGCCACCACCGATACCGCAACATTTGATACCAGCTGGAAAAAAGGCGGCACAAAGGTTTCCGGCCGGCTTGACACCGAATTTGTGCGCGGCTCAAGCCTGCATGGGGGGAAGGGCGTTTCCATCACTTCCGGCGGCGATACGACCGTTTCCGCTTCCGGCCTTGGCGCGGGCGGCGGGGATAACCCGGCTGATATTGCTATCCGCGCCGGTGGTGACATTGTCATCGCCTCGCAAAACAATTCGACCGAAGTTGAAAACCACGCGCGTTCAAAAGGCTTCCTGCGCAAGGAGAGCGGTGACTTTTATGACACGCATGAAGAAACCGTTTCGTCTGATATAGCGGCTACCGGCAATATCAGGCTTGATGCCGGGAAAGGCGTTGCGGTTTCCGGCTCCAGTATCATCGCGGGGGAAGATATTGCGCTGAGCGGTGACAGCGTTTCGATTATCGGCGCTCAGGAAAAACACGCCAGCTCTTCAGAGAGGAAGAAATCCGGCCTTGGCACCGGTTCCGGCGACGGTTTTTATTCCGCCTGGGGCAAGGAGAGCAAAAAACAGCAGAGTGAAAGCACGTTAAATTCCGGTTCCAGCGTTGTGGCGGGCGGCAATGTCACCATCACCGCGCGGGAAAGCGATGTGAACATTATCGGCTCGGATGTTGCCGCGGGAGAGGATATCAACCTTTCCGCCGCGCGCGATGTCAATGTGACGCCGGGGCAGGAAAGCCATTGGAGCAGCGAGGAGCAAAAACGCTCCGGCCTCGGCATACAGGCTTCGCACAGCAATACGGGCGCTTCTGCCGGTGTCGGCTTTGGCTCTGCCAAAGACAAGACAAGCGAGAGCCACAGCGTCAACGCCAAATCGGGCCTGGCGGCAGGCAATGATATCACCATCACTGCCGGGCGGGATGTCAACCTGCAGGCGGCGGATGTCGCGGCGGACAGGGATGTGAACATCAGGGCGGAGAATGACGTTAATCTGCTTTCAGCCGATGATGTGTCCAATTATGAGGAAATGCACGAGAAGCTGTTTGCCGGGGTCTCCGCCTCGGTCAGCAGCGGTATTGCTTCTGCGGTGGAGGATGTGCGCGGCGCGGCAGCGCGTGTTGGCGCAGGCGGCAGCGGCATGCAGGGCGTTGCCAATAGTGGCATCGGCGCTGTTAATGGCTACAAGGGTTTGCAGGGCATTAAAGACGGCGTCAGTGGCATTGCCGGTGGCGGTCTTGTCTCGGGCAACGCGGCCGGTATCTCCGGCAGTGTGACAGCGGGGTTTGAGCATTCAAAGACCAGCTCTTCCGCCACAACCTCCACCCCTGTGACCACGACAGTTGACGGCGGTCGTTCTGTGACGGTTGAGGCCGGGCAAGGCAGCATCCACGGTGTGGGGGTTGATATTGCCGCGGGCGGCAACCCGGCCTTTGCCGGGGATGACAAGTCCGGCGATATCACCCTGAAAGCCGGGCAGGATATCACGCTTGAGAGCGCCACGGGCAGCAGCGCCAGCAGCAGCAAATCAACCGCTTCGGGTGCGAATGCCGGTCTTGACATGGCCGGCCTGCCAACGGGCAGCGGGCATTTTGACAAGGGCAAAAGCAGCTCGGACAGCAGCTGGAACAAGAACAGCCATGTTTCCGGCACGGGCAATGTGCGGCTTGAGAGCGGCGGCGATACCAACCTAAAAGGCGCGGTTGTGGCGGGCAAAAGCGTCACCGCGGATATCGGTGGCGACCTGAACATTGAAAGCCGCCTTGATACGGAGCGGGTGGACAGCAAAAACACCGGCATTTCCGGCGGCGCTGGCAATGGCAGCGGCAGCCTTAACGGCACGCAGCAAAAGGGCAAGGGCAGCAGCGCGACAGTGCCTGAGCAATCGGGGATTATCGCGGGCGAAGGCGGCTTTGACCTCACGGTTTCCGGCAACACGGACCTGAAGGGCGGCCTCATCAGCAGTGAGGCAACGCCGGACAACAACCGGCTGACAAGCGGCACGATCAGCTGGGACGATGTGGAGACCGGTTCCGCATGGTCTGCCGAAACCAGAGGCGACGGCGCGACCATCGGCAGCGGCCTTCCGGGTGCTGCGGGCAGCGGCCCGCTGGTCATCCCTTCGTTGAAGGAAAAAGGCCATGATGACGGCAGCGCGCGCAGCGGGGTTTCTTCTGGTGAAATCACACTGACCAATCCTGATGACCAGCATCAGGACCTTGGCGGGCTTAACCGCGACACGTCCAACACCAATGATGCCATCAAAGGGCTTCCCGACCTTCAGAAGAAGCTGAATGAGCAGCTTAAGACGCAACAGGATTGGGCAAAGGCTGCCGAGAGCGTTGCGGGGATAGTGAAGGACATTGCGGACGCGAAATATGAGGAAGCCAAGCGCAATGGGGACACGGCGGGCATGGCGTTGTGGGGCGAGGGTGGCGCGGGGCGTGCTGGCTTGCACGGCATTGGCGGCGGGCTGCTCGGCGGCGTCAACGGGCTGGAAGGGGCCATCAAGGCAGCGATCGGGGCTGGTATCAGCACTATCAGCGGGCCGGAACTGAAGAAGGTTGTTGATGCGATTGTTGCAGAAAGCGGCCTTACGGGTGAGGACGCGAAGCGTTTGTCCGATACTATCACTTCCGGCATCATCGTTGGTGTAATCTCTGGCGTGGGCGGTTCTGACGCCGGTGGCTATGCCGGAAATGAGGTCAAGTATAACTTCCTGACAAAGGAAGAGGTTAAAGAGTTTATTGATATTGATAGCCGATTAAAGGAATGTCAAGCCAATGCCAGCCTTTGTTCTCGTTCTGAAGTGGAGGATATGGAAAAGCGCGTTTCTGAGCTTGAAAAGAATGATCTGGAAAGAGACTTTAATGTTTATCTTGCTTGTTCCGGGGCAAGTTCGGATGATTGTGCAAAATATATTAGAGATTTAAAGGCTCAGTATAATCTTTACGAAGATTATGCGCGTGATCTCTCACCTGATGACCCGTATTATCAGTATTTGTCTCGGGAGAGGCAAAATATTGAGAATGTCTTTGATCTGGCTTATAGTAAGAGCACGACACCGATTGATATTTTGGAAGCAGCTCTTAAAGATGGTCAGGTTGCGGCTGGCCGCGGGCTTTCACTTGGAGCTGCTGCAGGTGCGATAGCATCTGTTGCTGCCGCGAAGAGCCCAGAGATTGCTGCGTGTCTGTCTAATCCTGTCTGCCGTGCAGAGGCGGGTATTGCGCTTGGTGATGCGCTTATGGGTGAAGCCCTTGGCGGCTCGTCGATTGCTGTTGGTGGTACAGCAGCCGGTGTTGCTGCTATCAAGGCGAGGCAAGCTCTGGAGGGAGTTGCTGCTAAATATACAGGGAAGGGGGCTGCCGATGCTGGAAAAGGCCTCTCCAAGGCTGAAATAGGAAATATCATTAAAAATGCTGAAAATGTATCGACAGCTAAACTGGGACAGGTTACAGCACCGCGGAACCTGAAAGAGCAGATAGTTTGGGATAATGTCGTAAAAAACCCAGAAAAAGCAGGAGGAAAATTGAGAGATATGAATAATGATCTTCGTTTTCCGGAATCTGCTGGTTTCCAGAAGATGGAGGCAATAACAAGATTATCAGATGGTAAGAGCATACGAATCCATTATCAATATAATCGTTATACCGGTAAAGCCTATGATATGAAGATAACTACCAGTGAATGA
- the hecB gene encoding Hemolysin secretion/activation protein (bhsal16370) produces the protein MRLWQGLVFVPLTAGVMISAAYAQQSPADDFARRQAAQQSQQKIEALRALTPNENNETEPSWLEGQNIIPSDGQCFTVERIVVEGAYKISARTVAGIASHYNGKCVGLADIQAVMKALTNAYLAKGYVAARLYIPEQDMKSSRVLKLVVMEGALSDIYYNGKSVSIYDGVMLSAFPGLKGRTLNMRDIEQGLDQINRLASNNAKSEMLPGGEDGGTIVNVVNLPDKRWQAFVSHDNLGQASTGYARYNAGLTLNNVLRVNDLWNFSYQRTDKDYWRGSRLDGDSNSISGSVSIPHGYWTFNVSGYYYEYKSLVAGNFGPIKTSGDSSELRGSVSRLLHRDGKSLTTLNFGLAYKETNNFLLGSKIEVGSRNYTVANLGLSHSRQMLAGTWTFDVNYLQGLGLFGAVKKDEAGAGDAEPEFSKFTAAISAMTPFRIREQNFVLSNLLSGQYSPDSLFGAEQMSLGSSSNVRGARDSLLFGNNGFFIRNELAWRTVPWGRNAALVKALGELRPYAGLDYGQIFAQARYGFEDDNLAGWTVGAKLAGGGLSLDAGYSEIFSSTVKRDGSGLAFISMTVSF, from the coding sequence GTGAGATTGTGGCAGGGGCTGGTTTTTGTACCTTTGACAGCTGGTGTGATGATTTCTGCTGCCTATGCGCAGCAGTCGCCTGCTGATGATTTTGCGCGCCGGCAGGCCGCACAGCAATCGCAGCAGAAAATTGAGGCATTGCGTGCATTAACCCCGAATGAAAATAATGAAACAGAACCTTCATGGCTGGAGGGGCAGAATATTATTCCCTCTGACGGGCAGTGCTTTACGGTTGAGCGTATTGTTGTTGAAGGGGCGTATAAAATATCAGCCCGCACGGTTGCGGGCATTGCCAGTCACTATAACGGCAAATGCGTTGGCCTTGCAGATATTCAGGCGGTGATGAAAGCGCTGACCAATGCCTACCTTGCGAAAGGTTATGTGGCGGCTCGTCTTTATATTCCTGAACAGGATATGAAAAGCAGCCGGGTGCTTAAACTGGTTGTTATGGAAGGGGCGCTTTCCGATATTTATTATAATGGCAAATCTGTCAGCATTTATGATGGTGTTATGTTAAGCGCTTTCCCGGGTTTGAAGGGGCGCACGCTTAACATGCGTGATATTGAGCAAGGGCTTGATCAGATAAACCGGCTCGCTTCCAACAATGCGAAAAGCGAGATGCTGCCGGGCGGGGAAGACGGCGGCACTATTGTCAATGTTGTCAACCTGCCGGATAAACGCTGGCAGGCTTTTGTTTCCCATGACAATCTCGGCCAGGCCTCAACCGGATATGCGCGCTACAATGCAGGCCTGACGCTCAATAATGTTTTGCGTGTCAATGATTTATGGAATTTCAGCTATCAGCGCACGGACAAGGATTACTGGCGCGGCAGCAGGCTTGATGGTGACAGCAACAGTATTTCAGGCAGTGTGAGCATTCCGCACGGTTACTGGACATTCAATGTCAGCGGTTATTATTACGAGTACAAAAGCCTTGTGGCGGGCAATTTCGGGCCGATAAAAACCTCTGGTGATTCCAGCGAATTGCGCGGTTCTGTCTCCCGGCTTCTGCATCGTGACGGAAAATCCCTGACCACGCTGAATTTTGGCCTTGCCTATAAGGAGACCAATAATTTTCTTCTGGGCAGCAAGATTGAGGTTGGCAGCCGTAATTATACAGTTGCCAATCTTGGCTTGTCACATTCGCGCCAGATGCTGGCGGGGACATGGACATTCGATGTGAATTATCTGCAGGGGCTGGGGCTGTTTGGCGCCGTTAAAAAAGATGAAGCGGGCGCCGGGGATGCCGAGCCGGAATTTTCCAAATTTACAGCGGCAATCAGCGCGATGACCCCTTTCAGGATCAGGGAACAGAACTTTGTCTTGAGCAATCTGCTAAGCGGGCAATATTCCCCCGATAGCTTGTTTGGCGCAGAGCAAATGTCCCTTGGCAGTTCTTCCAATGTGCGCGGTGCGCGCGACAGCCTGCTTTTTGGCAATAACGGTTTCTTTATCCGCAATGAACTTGCATGGCGGACAGTGCCCTGGGGCAGGAATGCGGCTTTGGTGAAAGCATTGGGCGAATTACGCCCCTATGCCGGGCTTGATTACGGGCAGATTTTTGCCCAGGCGCGCTATGGCTTTGAAGATGACAATCTGGCAGGCTGGACAGTGGGGGCAAAACTTGCCGGTGGCGGGCTGTCTCTGGATGCCGGCTATTCAGAAATTTTTTCCAGCACTGTGAAGCGGGATGGCTCCGGGCTGGCGTTTATCAGCATGACGGTCAGCTTTTAA
- the ialB gene encoding Invasion associated locus B family protein (bhsal16380), whose protein sequence is MNRYFFSGAFALATLFHTCTSNAQETVSEKQAAVTQFDDWFYRCVPVEGKTVSQCEISQIQQVRQGEEAITVLTVALALTAPEKAGSKPDLLMTSVAPLNIYLPEGIRYSVDGREIVRIAYRNCNQAGCWAQQRLDAKSVTAFRKGKEGSGHFRLLDGRNINIKFSLKGFSAALDALQKGGNSK, encoded by the coding sequence ATGAACAGGTACTTTTTTTCTGGAGCGTTTGCGCTTGCAACGCTGTTTCATACCTGCACGTCAAATGCGCAGGAGACTGTGTCGGAGAAACAGGCGGCGGTAACACAGTTTGATGACTGGTTTTATCGCTGTGTCCCTGTTGAAGGGAAAACTGTCAGCCAGTGTGAAATCTCCCAGATACAGCAGGTCAGGCAGGGAGAAGAAGCGATTACCGTTCTGACTGTTGCGCTGGCGTTGACCGCACCGGAAAAAGCCGGCAGCAAACCGGACCTGCTGATGACAAGCGTTGCGCCTTTGAACATCTACCTGCCTGAGGGGATCCGTTATAGCGTTGATGGCAGGGAAATTGTCAGAATTGCTTACCGCAACTGCAATCAGGCTGGCTGCTGGGCGCAACAGCGCCTGGATGCGAAGAGCGTTACGGCCTTTCGCAAGGGCAAGGAAGGCAGTGGGCATTTCCGCCTTCTGGATGGGCGCAATATCAATATCAAGTTTTCTCTTAAAGGGTTTTCAGCAGCGCTTGATGCTTTGCAAAAGGGTGGGAATAGCAAGTGA